AGACATTGTGCTCAATGGCAAAAGTCGGAGAcaagttatttaaaaaaataaataaataaataacgatCCTAGTCTTCTCCCGATACCCTAGGTATCGGATgtctaattaaaataattatctATGTCGATTTCTTCCAAATGAAAAATTTCATTCTCATATCGAATAATTTCTATAATCAGAGATGATTGCGTTCTCAAGTAAAATCGAGGATGGCTTCTAGTTAAAAAGAAGAAATTCTGTCGGTTCGTATCCTCTCCGAGCGTTCAGTGTACACGATCTATGCTCGAATACTTGGTGAATCTTTGTTTCGTGGTACACCGCGCGCACGATACTAACACTGTGGGCGGATATAGGAGTAAAAGTATCCAAAAGGTgtgtttcttctttcttttctaaATTCGAGAGCACGACACGTAATTATTTTCTCTCGAGGGGGTGTGTGATTTCCACGTGCTCGCCTGTGTCCCTACGTTTGGTATCAAAAGAGGAGGGGGGCACACTTTCGATTAATACGCCTAATTGTCAAACAAGTACACCTGGTCCTGCTTCCACTTGTCTTTTTCAAGAGATCTGAAAAATATTTGATTCAATAATTATTTCAATGGAACAGTGTTTCCTTTCAATTTTTCTCCAATTTTTCTATCAACTTTTCGAATAGCTTattgaaatataaatataattggtatacagggtgattcactactcgtgtgacaaatGTTTACAGCTGATATTACTCCTCGAAAACAACAAAAATGTTCGTATAAACCTAGGTCCAATTTGCAAGaatggcagagaaaattgggaCTTTTGTTTTTTTTCAGAGAAACAGAAGTTTCACTCTTATTATTGATTGAAACTCGAAAACAGATGGAGTCGCACGAGTAGTGAAATCACCTTGTACATAGACATTTGAATTTTAAAAGCACAATTTTGAAACCAGAAAATTCAGGACCCGTGGCTTATATTATTGTTTTAATCATTTTCAATATAAAAAATGTAGAAAAATTAGTAAGGAATAAGTTAAGTCTGTTTTATTTACACTTTCGCGGCTTCCACGAACCCTCCAGGCCCGCATACGAAGGTACACGCGTGAGGAGAGTTTACTACCCCCAATTCCTTTAGCAAATCACCAGACAACGTTCCACGTTTACCCTTCCACGTGCTTTCAGCTTCCGAAAGGATATGTATAACTTTGAACCTGAAACGCGACGATATTTCTCACGTAAAAATTGCGAATCAAAGTGAACAATCGTAGGAACAATTAATCAGTACACTCACTTAGGGTTTACGGTAGCCTTTTCCAATTCTGCCACGTAGAACATGTTGTCCTCGTTTTTGTTGAAGACGAGAAGATTTATGGCTGTCCTGTAAGGTCCGAAAAAtgatgaaaaattaacaaaatgtTGCAAGATTACAtatttgttagaaataattaaATTCTAAAGTAATGAACATTTTATTAGGACCTGGGGAGCAGAAAATTGTCATGGACAATTGCTTATAAGTCTTTtggattctaaatattcctttttCAAGACTACTTTCCCTCAATTGAAAATAAAAAGCAGCTAGCTTATTTAGGGGTGGGGACACACCAATTATCACCAAATATCAACGCGTCTTTCTACCTACTGAGGGAACTACATACAACTACTTGCTACCAAAAACTAGCAATATCAGTTCTCCAAGACACTTGTACTACTGAAAGCCTCCAAAGCAGCATTTTCCAAGCTACATTGCGCAAACGGTCGCCAAGGGTTTCTAGGAAACACGATGGAACCGAGGATAGAGAATTTTTTACGTAAATTAAAGAAGAAATTCCAAGTTTAAAGAACCCTCGTTAACGTGTCTTAAGGTCGAAGAATATTGATATGTATAAAATGAAATACTGACACACTCTGCCTGGCCAGGGCCCATTGGGCGATGCCAAGCATGGCGGTGAGGCCCGCGCCACCCGCGAGCATGTTAACGACAGAGTAGCGACTGAAGGTTTCTACTACGAAGGCACCTATAGCATTGCTTATTAAGAACGTCTGGCCTATCTGAAGAGCGGTAGCGGACGGACTTAACGCGCCGTTCGAGTACTTCTTGATTATCAAGCACAGGCAGTCGCACTTGTAATTCGGCGCCATGTTATCCGGGTGAAGGCACGGTGGGACCGGTGTGTACATTCGCGATACTTCCATCCCTGAAACAGAGTGCCCcgaataatatttataaaaccATTTCTTTTGTAGGAATAATTCCTTCTAAAATACCCACCCTTGATCGTCATTTTGAGTTCTATGTGCCTGCTAATAGGTACCACTTGCATGTAATCTTTCGCACGAGCGACCAACAGATGAACGAATTTCGAGAGCGGTTTGTTCGCGACTATCTCGTACTCCTTGTACGTTCGACTGTTCGTGTTTCTCTCCTTGGATATCGTTTGGCTACCCTGAGACTTCCACATCTCCTTCTCTTGTTTCGGGAATGTAAAATCGATCTGCGCAACAGAGGAGAGAATTCGGTGCTCTGGGCATTTCCAAAAATTTCGTAAAATTGGTAAACGCGGATTTAGATTGGCGATcgaaataatttattattaaataaaatgtAAGTTTCATCGTGTCGTACGTCCATTGTGTTGAAGTCCCTGATGCACGATGGTGGCCATTGTACTTTCCCTGTCAACTCCAGCTGATGGGTTATTATGTCGTTTTCAAAGAGCAGCTTGAAGACCAGCTTCGAGTTGCTTAGCATACTTAATTGATAGCTCACAGCTGAATAGTCGCGCAATGTTTGGTAAAACAGAGTGATCGCGTTGGATGTCTGCTTCCAGTCCATTTTGATGTTCGATAGACCGCTGTCTGATAGATTACCCTGGCTGATCGTACGAACTGGAACCGCTTTAATCGTAAATTATTCAAATTAAattcatataaatgaaataaaaaattgtattgCAGCCACTAATCAACTTTGATGTCCCCTCCGAGGG
This is a stretch of genomic DNA from Xylocopa sonorina isolate GNS202 chromosome 8, iyXylSono1_principal, whole genome shotgun sequence. It encodes these proteins:
- the LOC143426148 gene encoding cytochrome b5 reductase 4 isoform X2 → MPRCCGASLVSVMDGDGSPQSLGLQIQDGNPRNKTALAPGHSLMDWIRLGNSGVDLTGVGGVPRVVTMSELARHNKRNDAWVAVRGIVFNVTRYMDFHPGGVNELMRGVGKDATKLFDSVHAWVNYQSILQKCVVGRLNRGSVSGGASSPTKSVVSTTTYCSPATLSLIRSCTTVPVRTISQGNLSDSGLSNIKMDWKQTSNAITLFYQTLRDYSAVSYQLSMLSNSKLVFKLLFENDIITHQLELTGKVQWPPSCIRDFNTMDIDFTFPKQEKEMWKSQGSQTISKERNTNSRTYKEYEIVANKPLSKFVHLLVARAKDYMQVVPISRHIELKMTIKGMEVSRMYTPVPPCLHPDNMAPNYKCDCLCLIIKKYSNGALSPSATALQIGQTFLISNAIGAFVVETFSRYSVVNMLAGGAGLTAMLGIAQWALARQSVTAINLLVFNKNEDNMFYVAELEKATVNPKFKVIHILSEAESTWKGKRGTLSGDLLKELGVVNSPHACTFVCGPGGFVEAAKVSLEKDKWKQDQVYLFDN
- the LOC143426148 gene encoding cytochrome b5 reductase 4 isoform X1 — its product is MRKNSSQGQGKSEETKEETKDDAKDIEEKLKRVDVKPSSATGLLAKNAILLPSGVARVKQLQEPRAVSETGPSSSGSATGNPRNKTALAPGHSLMDWIRLGNSGVDLTGVGGVPRVVTMSELARHNKRNDAWVAVRGIVFNVTRYMDFHPGGVNELMRGVGKDATKLFDSVHAWVNYQSILQKCVVGRLNRGSVSGGASSPTKSVVSTTTYCSPATLSLIRSCTTVPVRTISQGNLSDSGLSNIKMDWKQTSNAITLFYQTLRDYSAVSYQLSMLSNSKLVFKLLFENDIITHQLELTGKVQWPPSCIRDFNTMDIDFTFPKQEKEMWKSQGSQTISKERNTNSRTYKEYEIVANKPLSKFVHLLVARAKDYMQVVPISRHIELKMTIKGMEVSRMYTPVPPCLHPDNMAPNYKCDCLCLIIKKYSNGALSPSATALQIGQTFLISNAIGAFVVETFSRYSVVNMLAGGAGLTAMLGIAQWALARQSVTAINLLVFNKNEDNMFYVAELEKATVNPKFKVIHILSEAESTWKGKRGTLSGDLLKELGVVNSPHACTFVCGPGGFVEAAKVSLEKDKWKQDQVYLFDN